In Acropora muricata isolate sample 2 chromosome 13, ASM3666990v1, whole genome shotgun sequence, the DNA window cacgTCGCTTATTTTGCACATGCACAACATGGATTAATAACAAAACAACCTAacacaaagttatattttacagtgacgttttcattgcagcagccgtcgtagcttcttaaattctttACTAAGAAGTTCACCAGCGCTACCTTGAATAAGCCTCTCCAGGTGTCCCTCTCAAACGTCAACAAAAACCACAGCCAATACTAAACGAAGTTATTAAACATAAAATGGACACTGTATGACACCTTTTGACGCGAGATTGTGTCAGGACAAATGTGATACTGTGGCTGAGGAGGGTAAAAGGCAAACTGAAGAACATCGAAGTCAATTTGAATCTTCATCCTCTCTCACTGGATATGGGTCTTTAATTCATCCCATGTAAGGTAACATAGGCCACTGACAGATTTCAGGTCACACCTTGGGGATACCAGATTCTTGATGATTAACAAATGAATGCGGACGCCACTCTTTTGAGtcagtctgcattttgttgTTGGATGCTAGATTCATTCGAAATTGATTGAGTCGAGGTCGAGCACCCGATGGCAAATTCCCATATagtggcggggggggggggggaattcATGTCGATGCCGGCCTTCCATCTCTGCGGGATTTACGTGGATGCTAGATTAACATACCGCAGGGATTGACTTGGATGCTGGATTTCCGTACCAGAGGGATTCCCCTAGGTGCTGCATTTCTGTGCCGGGAGGATTCACGGGTCTTCCCgtgaaagcaaaattaagagAAAAGAAGTGGGAGCAGGAGCCTGGAATACCTTACATAAGCTAAGGGCCGCGAACAGAAAAGACTGCACAAATAAAATTTATGAAGCAAACCTTTTTTATATCCTATTGCACAGCGAGCAAATATATTCATAACCTAAATAACTTAAAACAATActactttcttttttgtttctataAGAAATCTTTTCCCAAATGCTACGACGGTATTTTAAACCACAGTCGAGTTATTTATAACGAAGGATGGGTTTTAAATCCGCCATACATGGTATGACTTGCCTCACTTTTTCGacaatgaaaaaataatcatCACAATGGAATATATTACAAGCAGTCTaagcaaaatatatattatatgaATCTATGGAAAACACAAGAATACACTCTTCTATAGTCGCCTGTAGCTGAGCTTGGATGAGCCCTGGAAAGAAGTTAGAAGAAATTCGTCAGGAGAAAGGGTTGActtcggtgtaagaacctgtgattgttttcctttgtttttacttaTAGATcgtgctggggtttggttattaTCTAATggtctcttgttttttttttttttttttgttgttgtttgttttctttgctttacgtTAAAAGATTAAGCAAAAAGtgcaatcaaccaatcagaattccctGGAATTACCTTTAACTTACTCAAAGCGCGGGGAAAAGTCGCACGCACAAGCAAGGTGcgactggttttggttttgcttgtcaatggttgaaaaactggctaTTTTAAGCATAACAATCGCAATTGCACaatcactttcgacagtcattgaAAACGACTTAAACAGGAAAGAAACGTCGTTTCATACACCTACTTCAGAACTCCTCTTTCTTTTCCAACAGTCTGGGTTGATTCTCTTATGCTCATCTGCCAGAATCTTAGCCTGAATCACATACTGTTTTCTTTCCTCCTGTTTCATAGCTTTCCATGTATCTCCGAGAATCACACTGATCGCCCTGAGGATAAGTAAAGTCACGTAAAACATGTGTATCGAGTccgcgttaaaaaaaaaaagaagaaatggacagaaaaaaaaggactCTAAACTTTATCAATAAACCAACGAATACTAGTCTTAGACATTAACAGCATCAATTCGACACAAGTCAATTAAATCATTAGTTTTCTTCTTGCTCAAGTATGTGCATTCTGTCTAAAATTCAAACTGAAGCCCACCCAACCACATATTCTGAAAGACttcacaacattaattttcctattataaaacatgaaaacatgGCACAGCATGCCAGCATGTTTAACATATTTCGTCTAATCAGAGTAACTTCCTTTTTACTAATGGTGTTTTGCAGAAATCTTAGATCGTGCAATCAAGACAAAAGACAAGATTGTCTATACCTGTTGTCTTTACCGGGGTGAGCCTGCGTGATTTCCAGCCTAAATTTTTGAGCAAACAACATGAATGCGTTCATAGGCCTCTTGTTGAATTGATGCGCTTCATTTCTCTTCAGGCGACGAGCAGAACAAGGGGACTCAGACAAGAGTTTAGTACGCCGGTGACTGTGTTCTTCTTTGTCCTATGATGACAGAAATTAAAGGATGTGATTTAGCTGGGCCTATTCGACAAAGTTGAGAGTAGTAAATTTAGTGTGCGACTGCAAACAAACACAGCAAGGGTACACTGTGGATATGGCCGTGCATTTGTAGGAGGAACAGAGCATTGAACCAATATGTATGGTAAACGATTTATCGTTGCGCTTTCGTCTTCATTCTTAATCGTTTCTTCGGATTTTTAGTCACCACGTTACACTTATTTGGCTTATCGGACGCATAGTTTGCTCTTTCGTTTAGTTGGGTTCTATTTCTCTTTTTATGGCAATAGAAGGCTTTCGTATATGATGCAATAAATGCACGAAATTCATAAATTTGAACTGGGGATTGAAACGAttttaatgtaaatattttCTCGCAGTCAGTGCTGAGAGAAAGACATGGAAAATTCAGACATTTCTCCCCTAGCCTATTTTCGGATTCAGTGCAGCTTTCGAGTCTCCTCCGTATTTCTAGATTTAGCTTTGTGGCAAAATTTGTCTTATAGTTATACAAACCTTATTTATTTACGCATTTATTTACGTTCTGGCAATTCATATTTCGTGTGCTAATTTTCGAAAGTTTATTAAGCCTTAAGTATTTTTAAAAAGTCAAAAACCTTCATTCGCATGAACAATGACCTCGAAGCACCAGCTTCATCTGTTATCTGCAGTCTCTCGTTTAGTGAAGTTACCGATTTCATTGAACATCATAAAATGTCTCCCTGGTCTCTCAGACGCAAAGGATGGCCAAAAGACCTCAGTTAAAACGTTTTCAGGCTTAATGGAACACTATATGACGACTTAAAGGGGAAGGGTTTCTGAGAAGCCGGCGCCATATAGCCAGTTATTTAAACCTGACTTGGTTACCTAAAACGTAGTAATGTCATTTGAATCACTTCTTCGCTGATAGAAGACATACCTTAGCCATACTGCTTAGGGTTAGTGCTGCCATCGATACATCAGTATATTCTGACCTAAGTGAGGATGAAATCATATTTGAGTTAGAGGCAAAGCACTTTCGATACTGGACAAACTTTCACTGAATGCTcttaccataataataatatgaaataATTTCCAAATCCTTCCgtaaaaataatgacaataataataattaataataataataataataataataataataataataataataataataataataataacatacaATCTTTAGTGTCccttgagaatttaataaaggATTCCTGATTTAATATGCCATGGACGGCCGTTGCTAAACCATGAAGGCATTTTCTAGGTAACAAGACAGTATGAAGTTTTCGCCTATTTATCAAGGATATCACACCCAAGCTAGTACTGAGACCAGAATTTTGGAAAAAATACCTTCGCAGCTTTATGCTGTAAACTCTCGAGTAAATCAGCGTTTACGCTTACAAACTGAACCAGACCACATCACAGTAGTTAAAAATGGGTAAAATCATTGTCTTTTATAGGCGTTCAGCTGCAGCCATGGGAATTGAGACTCCCACGCGCCTAAGAACACCCAATTTCCTCAAGACCCTATTGACCACGAACTTAGTATGCTTGTTAAAACTCAAAGACTGATCAATCACAACGCCAAGATATTTGATAGACTCAGCTTCTGTTAAAGAAAATCCATTGCAGGATAAGTTTACACTATCAGTCCTCCCGGCTTAACCGTTGTTGTGAGCCATAAAGCAAATACTCAATCTTCCTCttatacaaaacaaaaagaaaaggacatcaacaacaacaacaaaaaggttATTTTCTTGCATCCCCGAAGAAATACAGTTGATGTCAGTGTTAAAGCTTGCCTCTAATTCAATAGCAGTTTTAGGAGCAAAAGAACAACAGGGTATCTATCTATCAATTTACCTGTAATTCATAACACCAGGGTCATATGGTAACCAACAAATATCACCCTTTTTAAGTGGCTGGCATCGTAGTTCATAGTGCAGTTCAGTGACGGCAGGATTAAGAGAGGCCCAACAGGGTGTCTCTTTCACAAAGAATGGGTAGTCAGCGGTAATTTCGGCCTGTAAGCTTCTCTCCTCATTGTTGCAGGACTTAAAAGTCACTATAAATTCATCCTGAGAATAAAACGTCACGTTAACTCAATGCATGAATGCCTTTTACAACAACATTGTTCAGCTCAGTACACAAGTACTATCCTGTCAGTCCGTCAGGTAGCAAGGCAAGTATGTAATTGTGCTTTCCTTAATTAGACAGGGCACTTCGTTAGCGAAGTATCGACGACTTTGAGTCCTCAAGAACTGACCTTCATCTATTTTAAACTGACAAAAATTCAAACTAAGGTCCCCCTTCGATTCAACCGATTCGAAAGCTTTCTGAGAAGTTTTGAACCCATCTAGGCGCCGGAAGTAAGTGATTTCATTCCTAGCGTAGAAATGAGTCTGGATGTGAAACAAGTTAATGCACTTACGCTATTTTCATCATGGTTCGTGTTAATTCGTTCGAAATCAACCACTTGCAATCCATCTGGGAACACGTTCTGTGATAATATCTCAGCATCATCTACCACTCTGCAATTCCGTCCATTTTCATCTGGGAAGAGCCACTTGATTGCTGGAATGGTATGGCGTAATGTTTGACTGGAAGAATGGAGGCAGCTATCTGGTGTGACGCTTTGTGGTTGGACAAACTGGAAATTCTACAAACAAAACGTTACCAATCGGTTGTCTAAGTTCTTTTCAAAGACGCTACTCTCTGTTTGGAATGTACGTATTAATCGTTTACGAACCGAGTGTACTGGGTAATATTGTCCGAGATCGTGGCAGTGCAGTCCAGGGTCAATGTTCCCCAGCTCTGCTCGAGCGAGCTCGGTTGGTAAGTTACTTATTATTTGGTTTCTGATAGCAAAATGTACTGCCTGTTTCAGTTTCTGCACCAAGATTTTCCACATCTTTAGGAAAATAAAACTCGCGCAGAGATTGTTTGTCTTCCTCATCCATCTCCGAGATCCTGGTAAACTTTCAATCCTTTTAGCTTTTTTCTGGTAGTTTCGCTATGAAAAATGACATTACTCACATTTTTCTATGCTTTGGTTGCAAATtatgaatttgccggctttgttTCATAACAAAAATACAAAGCTAAGaacgtttccatggaaacgttTCATACGTACTAACCAAGAAAGAGCCAATCACAGTGCACGGATTGCCTAAGATTTCTTTGCCATAAAATAAAGCATCAATACTCGTAGCAGAATTACAGTGCATCGACAAAGAATGGAGCCAATGACCTCTGAACATGTTGTCTGGCCACTAAGTCAAGGGCGAATTGTCCCAGATTGAATTATTTATGCAACTACACTGTTCCTTTCTTTCCAAAAACGATCGAATTTTCAAGAAGCGTTTACAAGCAACAAAAGGGAAACGCTACCAGAACCTGTTACTACTTCTTGTAGATATCTTCGCCCTTAGATACTTGGCATGCTTTAGAAAAGAACTTGCAAAAATTTGCAAAAGTATGCTTCGGAAGCATGAACCTTAAACACTTTCAGAATTTCTTcctattttgcttttcaaactTTATTTTGATTCTTGCAATTGTCTGTTACGTACCACGATTTTCTTCGGATCAACTAACTGAGGAGGAGGACTATCACTGCAACCGCGTCTAACATAAACGCTATCACCGCTGACCTGTCGAACCAGAGGACTCTGAGGACTTGTAGCAATACGAGCAAATTCTGTCAACATGTTAACATCTGGGCTTAAGTCAAGAGGTTGAGGTACGGAGCGGGCTTTAGATGGCTTCATGTCAATGTTCCCTGTAGAAGAAGAACAACACGATAAGGTTAATTAAAGCTatgcactgttattttcaaagagttaatttcactccagtgctggagtgaaaaagtggagtaaaataaagcggagtaaaatttactcccaagagtagttaatttaactccacccaagagtaatttttactcttactagttaatattcaaatgcaatgcctttgctggagtaaattttactctccctacagagtaatataatatgctggagttaattttactcctATTTATTGGGAGAGTGGAGTAAACTTTAGCTTTAGTAAAAGATatgggagtaaaatttactcctcagatggagtaagcaataccggagtgaattttactccaaaaatggagtcgttttgtaccttttttttttactccttttttggagttaaatctactccttgaaaataacagtgtggtTGTTACGTTTGAACCCCATTCTAATTTTTTTCTCACAGTcagtttcgcgaaagtttcgaTATGCTCCCTCTCTCATGGTAAAGCACAACATTCTACTGGTAATAAAACCACCAACAACACTACCGGTAATTGTCTCACCATCGCCAAACTGGGTGGTATGccaacttcatttttttttccttctattcagttatatttatttattttatttagttATATCTCTCtccatatatttttttattaatgacCCAAGTCAATAACATAGGTGAACAATCTCATAGTTAATTATGAATGAAATCAAGGAGGTCCTTTTGCGGGTTAATTCAGACACTTAGATCATGTGATGAGCGTCGTGGATATATCACTGAAGAAACTGAAGATCCTGATTTTCCAACTACCACCCGCGTGTTGTCTTTTGAACTCTGTCTCATGACGACTTAagcacaaaaaattaataaggaaaAATTATACTACaagataatgaaacaaaaaggacaaaacaaacaaacaaaacaagaagaaaaagcaaTAAGTAATatgtaatgataataaaaatactATTCCGCATCTGAGTCACAAAACCGATTTCAAGGTTTTCACCAGCTTGTTGCGAAAAAAGTTCTCAATAATTTGCCCTGCAGAACTTTGCGTCGGGTTGTTTTTCCACCGTATACATCGTGTTGGTCCTCTCTGTTGACATTTAAGCGAGTTCGATAACAGATAAAAGTCAATTCACACTGCTGCGATTCTTCGACCATGGTCCCTTCATGATTGCAGCCATCGAAGAAAACGATAATCGAGTATGCGGTTTGCGTATGAATCGTATCTTCGTAGCGACCATTAACACTGCTACGATAGTTGTGAAATGGATATGGAAACTATCCTGAAGTGGCGAATTTGTATGAACTTCTCACATTTCTAGTTAGCATTTTTTTCTGTTCGTCTTCTGTCATTGTAAGTGGATTACGTTTTTGAGTTCTATCAAGCAGAAAGACacttgaaaaaatttaattaatcaAGGCAATTGGGAACGCAGATAAATCAATCATATATAGTCATGTTAATTAACGTTCTTCTTCttcactgcttttttttttgttttgtttggcgtTTCCAGGGAGCTAAGCTGTATGACTGGCAGATCTTAATTATGGTATTTGTACTGAAACAGGCATGAGCCAATGATGTGATTCACGTAAAAATGGATGCTGTGTCTGTTTTTATAAGAGACTATATTCGATCTGAAAGTTGAAGATGAAGAGACAAATATCTAAGTACGCGGGCAAAAAAGAACGGAAGACCCATTGAATTGTATTCATATTACTTTTTGGGCATCCTGTGATTATATCAAATAATAATGGGGGGAGTGGGAAGGGGTTGGCAAGGTCGATTTTCATATCACATGAAAACTGCTGGATAATTACATATTTTCAGCTATTGACTCGAATTTCgaaatgaaaacacaaaagtgGTTAAGTGGTAGTAGAAAAAGTGACATTGTCGATACAATATATTTCTGGTCCTGGCAGGTTCGTCATATGCATTACGACTAATAAACCTTCGCtaaagttgaaaaaagaaagaaataggcAGCGGAACATGCACATTTTTCACAAAAGAGGAAGAACAAGGaagtattttatttttgtaaaacaTTAAGATGGTCAAGAAAGTCATGAATAAGAAAGAGCACTCAgcaaatttgtttgcttttttttttcttttgctacaCACGTGACTTATAAAAGAAGTCGTTTAGCTTTGTTTCTTTTAAGCATGAATCTTCTGGGCTCATATTGCGGCGAGAGACTTAGCTGAAACAAATTGCCGCACTCAAGATTGCATATGATCATAAAACACACTTTGCAGcaaacatgaaaacaaacaaaaaaagtgtgACTTGTCACGTGCCGCGTCAAAGCTCTCTTTCTTGGGAACATGGTGAAAATCTTATTTTCTTCCATTTAAAGagagaaatgattttaacttagaGGGTTAAATCGGATGCAAGGGGACGCGAAAATGATAGGCAAAAAACGGAAATCAGTGCAGTCGGTATTTTTCTGTCAAAGGCTTTGGAGTAAGTTCATACAAATACTGTGCAAAATGGATTTTGCTAAAAGGGGTCAGACccaataaaaaaaggaaaagatcaAGCCATCAAGCCAGGACAACATCTTATGAAAGTCAGCCTCCATACAAAGTCACAGAGGAGGTGCAACTACCCCATGTTGACTTCTCAAGACAAATAGCACTGAGTATTTAATTATCGTCACCCATCCCTTTACCAATATCCTCCTACAGGACATAGGTCAACAAAGGGGAATCGATGTTTCCTGCAGTTGGCAAGTCGTGCACACAATAAGATCGATTTAGCAAAGAATATATCAAAAGAGTTTACTTCAAATtctttaggaaaaaaaaaaaacgtttgcaTTCGCATCTTGGACTAAATCTTAAGTTCTCTGACTTGGCGTTCAGTTTCTCCACTTgcacatttcaaaatggatcaCAAAGCGTTTTACAGAATGCAGGATATTCGCCCCCACTTCTCacaaaagtttttcaagaattCAAAACTCTAAGATTTAATTTTTATGATAAATAGTCAAGGTCAATCCTTTCTTGTGAAAGCCTTAGCCTAGAAAATGGGGAATTACAGTCAAGTAAAGTTACAAATCAgatttatttttggaaataacAGCCCATACTATTCAAATCTCAAAACACCAAAGGTGGAAGATAACATCAAACAGAGGCACCCCAAGAAAGATCTCGTTAAAATATGATTTTCCGATCTTTTTACCTTGTGCTAGCCACGTAGGATTATTGGAGGTATGCCAAGAACGAAGAGACTTGGTCATACACTATATATGATCGATCGATTCACTACCTAGCACTATAGCCAATCAGGCCTCTTTAACCTCCAGAAAGGTTACTATTGCAAAATATACCATCAAACATTTTGAAGTCAGATGCGACAAAAGTGGATCGAAGTTAATAACTTTCTCTTCCAACATATCACACTCATGTAGCAGGTATTTGTACTTCTGAGGTTTTAATCGCTTACGAGTCAGAAATGCCTTTTTGAAGCACACGAATCAGTGGAAATGTTTTCTGTGCCCAATTATATATTCTTTACCGCTATCTCAGGCATAGATAGCTCATTTTTGTCATGATTACTATCATATAATCTCGCCAGCCTCTTTATAGCTTAATTTGCGATGTTGGGAAAGTTTAATTAAATCAGTTTTCCATATTTTTCCACGGTTTAGACAGTCATCGACCAAATTGATTTATTCGATATTTAAACATACACAAAAGGGTTCTTACTGTGATTCGACATACCTTCGGTTTCAACATCACTGCTAATCTCCATCTTTACTTCATCGCTGTGGACTTTTTCTTTATGGTACTTCAGTCCATTTGAACTCTTAAAGGATTTGCAGCAATGTAAGCACTTGTATGAtttgctttgcttttctttGCGAAGAGGTTGCATTGAGAAGGATTGTCCCTGAAGTCAAGTCTCGCTTTCTGGAATAAAATTAAAGAGCAAGTCCATCACTACAAACCCTTGATCTTTGTATCTCACTCAGTCTCCACGATGGAAGTGAGACCTCACAGCTTGAACTAATACGTTTTAGGCTATAAGTGGGTATCTGTCACAACTTGCCCAAACATTTCTTtcgtttaagaaaaatgtttatCTAATAATCCCAAGAATACGTCGAAACTTCTGGTCACAAGAGGCAAGCGTGCACTTGGTTTCCACTCTCCTGGGTCGCTAGCAATTTCCATGAATAAACGTTCTGATAggaattttgcatttttccGGTTGTTGTTGCCGTTTTCAGCTCTGAACGTCCACCTAATTAATTGCCAACTTACCTTTCTCTCTTATGTAGTTCTATTCTATTGCAAGCATAAAGTGTTGTGCTTGACGGTTTTGTTAATCCAACACAAAAACATAGCACGTGAAAGAGGCTTACTGATTTATAGTTTAAGTTTATAAAAACAACATGACATTTATGACAGAACGGAGATTTATAAGAATAACACGGTTCAGATATAGTTTTGAAAATTTCTACTCCGGCTATACACGTATCACTAATATTTTAACTTCTTGTTAGAGACATTTTAAAACACGGTGTAAATGTTGAAGAAAGGAAAAGTTTAGAGTACCTACATCAATTGTAACTAACACATCATTAGTACGGCAGTACGTGTGATAAGTGACATCAAGTATGATAATCGTCCAAACTGTCATGTATGGGTTTAACAATTTGCAATGTTAATGACAGCTTCCTTCAAATTTCAATCTCGCCATGACGAGAACTAGACTGGGATGTGACAAAAGCTTTTAACATTTGTCGAACTTTGTCccgaggaaaaacaaaaataaacaaacaaacaaacaacatgtTACAAAGAATCTGTCAGTGAAGGAAGGTGACGCTGAGCCTATCCAATAAGTTTTCAGTTCCCCAAAAatccaatcaaatcaaataaaaactttatttaaagtGGTCAATACACTTAGCTACAAGATTTTAAGTATGCCCTTATTTAGTTACTAAAAGTCCTAAAAAAAATGCGTTGTAAACTTTAAAACTAGAATATTCTAATTACATCTATATTTACAGTATACACTAACTGAAAACGTCTAACATTACAATTTCCGTGACAAATAATTTGTACTCCTTAATCAATCTTATTTCGTTAGGGAGGTTATTCCATAATTTTGCAGCAGCTTATCTCCATGATCTTAGTTGAGTTACCTCTAGGCATTTGAACAGTATTATCACTCTGAAGGTCCCTGAATTCCA includes these proteins:
- the LOC136894917 gene encoding HMG box-containing protein 1-like isoform X2, coding for MQPLRKEKQSKSYKCLHCCKSFKSSNGLKYHKEKVHSDEVKMEISSDVETEGNIDMKPSKARSVPQPLDLSPDVNMLTEFARIATSPQSPLVRQNFQFVQPQSVTPDSCLHSSSQTLRHTIPAIKWLFPDENGRNCRVVDDAEILSQNVFPDGLQVVDFERINTNHDENSDEFIVTFKSCNNEERSLQAEITADYPFFVKETPCWASLNPAVTELHYELRCQPLKKGDICWLPYDPGVMNYRSEYTDVSMAALTLSSMAKDKEEHSHRRTKLLSESPCSARRLKRNEAHQFNKRPMNAFMLFAQKFRLEITQAHPGKDNRAISVILGDTWKAMKQEERKQYVIQAKILADEHKRINPDCWKRKRSSEGSSKLSYRRL
- the LOC136894917 gene encoding HMG box-containing protein 1-like isoform X1 — translated: MQPLRKEKQSKSYKCLHCCKSFKSSNGLKYHKEKVHSDEVKMEISSDVETEGNIDMKPSKARSVPQPLDLSPDVNMLTEFARIATSPQSPLVRQVSGDSVYVRRGCSDSPPPQLVDPKKIVNFQFVQPQSVTPDSCLHSSSQTLRHTIPAIKWLFPDENGRNCRVVDDAEILSQNVFPDGLQVVDFERINTNHDENSDEFIVTFKSCNNEERSLQAEITADYPFFVKETPCWASLNPAVTELHYELRCQPLKKGDICWLPYDPGVMNYRSEYTDVSMAALTLSSMAKDKEEHSHRRTKLLSESPCSARRLKRNEAHQFNKRPMNAFMLFAQKFRLEITQAHPGKDNRAISVILGDTWKAMKQEERKQYVIQAKILADEHKRINPDCWKRKRSSEGSSKLSYRRL